A genome region from Bradyrhizobium sp. WSM1417 includes the following:
- a CDS encoding IS481 family transposase, giving the protein MPWNEVSVMDQRREFVRLALQEGTNRRELCRRFGISPDVGYKWLRRWQAGDHELADQPRRPKRMPKRSEPAVEAQVLAVRDQHPAWGARKIAHCLKRECQAVPVPSTVHQILCRNERIKPSEKAPPSPPGHRFEKEAPNQLWQMDFKGHMPLANGTRCHPLTMVDDHSRYAVCLEACANEQRPAVQKHLIDTFRRYGLPEAFYIDNGSPWGDTSGVRWTALKVWLLKLGIRVVHARPRHPQGRGKNERFHRSLNAEVFALRAFRTLAEVQHALDSWRMLYNLERPHESLGMGVPADRYRPSSRAMPERVPQVQYDAGEIVRTVSSTRSYISFQGQMWKVPQAFCGERLAIRPLDRDGHYGIFFASWQVASIDLTSGQPVSDVSEQASAMSPV; this is encoded by the coding sequence ATGCCCTGGAACGAGGTGTCGGTGATGGATCAACGACGAGAGTTCGTGCGACTTGCCTTGCAGGAGGGAACGAACCGGCGAGAGCTGTGCCGGCGGTTCGGGATCAGTCCTGATGTGGGCTACAAATGGCTGAGGCGCTGGCAGGCTGGCGACCATGAACTGGCGGATCAGCCCCGTCGTCCGAAGCGGATGCCCAAACGCAGCGAGCCTGCTGTGGAGGCGCAGGTTTTGGCTGTGCGTGACCAGCATCCAGCCTGGGGGGCGCGCAAGATTGCCCATTGCCTAAAGCGCGAATGCCAGGCTGTGCCTGTGCCTTCGACGGTCCATCAGATCCTGTGCCGGAACGAGCGGATCAAGCCAAGTGAGAAGGCCCCGCCGAGCCCTCCAGGCCATCGCTTTGAGAAGGAGGCGCCCAATCAGCTGTGGCAGATGGACTTCAAGGGCCACATGCCCCTTGCCAACGGAACGCGTTGTCATCCGCTGACCATGGTCGACGATCACTCGCGCTATGCCGTGTGTCTGGAGGCATGCGCCAACGAGCAGCGTCCCGCCGTGCAGAAGCATCTGATCGATACCTTCCGCCGTTATGGCCTGCCGGAGGCCTTCTACATCGACAATGGCTCCCCTTGGGGTGATACGTCTGGCGTCCGCTGGACCGCGCTGAAGGTTTGGCTACTCAAGCTTGGCATTAGGGTGGTGCATGCCAGGCCGCGCCATCCCCAGGGCCGGGGCAAGAATGAACGCTTCCATCGCAGCCTGAACGCGGAAGTGTTTGCTCTGCGCGCGTTCCGCACTCTGGCGGAAGTCCAACACGCCCTCGATAGCTGGCGCATGCTCTACAATCTGGAACGGCCTCATGAAAGTCTCGGCATGGGGGTCCCCGCCGATCGCTACCGGCCAAGTTCTCGCGCCATGCCGGAACGAGTTCCGCAGGTCCAATACGATGCCGGAGAGATCGTTCGCACCGTCTCCTCGACTCGGAGTTACATCTCCTTCCAGGGGCAAATGTGGAAAGTCCCACAAGCCTTCTGCGGCGAGCGGCTCGCCATCCGACCGCTCGACCGCGACGGCCATTACGGAATCTTCTTCGCCAGTTGGCAGGTCGCATCAATCGACTTGACCAGTGGCCAACCTGTCAGTGATGTGTCCGAACAAGCGTCAGCTATGTCTCCGGTCTAA
- a CDS encoding acyl-CoA dehydrogenase, producing MTYRAPISDMLLSLNHGAGLKAAMEAGHYGDFDGDIVSAVLEEAGKFATDVLAPLNKVGDEHGIKLSDGKVTTAPGWPDAYKRWTEGGWNAVSGPEDFGGQGLPLAINAACTEIWSAANVAFGLCPLLTASAMEALDAHGSDELKKIYLEKLVSGEWTGTMQLTEPQAGSDVGALRTRAEKQADGTYRIKGTKIFITYGEHDMTDNIVHFVLARLPDAPAGTKGISLFLVPKFMVNEDGSLGARNDIFASGVEHKLGMHASPTCTMTMGDHGGAIGFLVGEENQGMRCMFTMMNQARLGVGLEGVGVADRAYQQALSYAQERKQGRALGNKGDGSDAIFVHPDVKRMLMRMRAQTAAARTICYATAVAIDVSTRASDPKVRADAAARAALLTPMAKGYSTDIGNEVAYLGVQVHGGMGFIEETGAAQHYRDARITAIYEGTNGIQAIDLVTRKLAANGGASVWALLDELSAIVKQVEASNDPAFGTTGVKLREALEALTRTSKWLLERVASAPNEALAGATPYLQQFGATLGGCMLASEALAAKSDGITDAARYVSLARFFAENIAVQAGALERTVTESAESVAAADAVLLG from the coding sequence ATGACCTACCGCGCGCCGATCTCTGACATGCTGCTGTCGCTCAACCACGGCGCCGGCCTGAAGGCTGCCATGGAGGCCGGCCATTACGGCGATTTCGACGGCGATATCGTGAGCGCCGTGCTGGAGGAAGCCGGCAAGTTCGCAACCGACGTGCTGGCGCCGCTGAACAAGGTCGGCGACGAGCACGGCATCAAGCTCAGCGACGGCAAGGTCACGACCGCGCCGGGCTGGCCGGATGCCTACAAACGCTGGACCGAGGGCGGCTGGAACGCGGTCTCCGGCCCCGAGGACTTTGGCGGTCAGGGCCTGCCGCTCGCGATCAACGCGGCCTGCACCGAGATCTGGAGCGCCGCCAACGTCGCCTTCGGTCTCTGCCCCCTGCTGACGGCGTCGGCGATGGAGGCGCTGGACGCGCATGGCAGCGACGAGTTGAAGAAGATCTATCTCGAGAAGCTCGTCTCCGGCGAATGGACCGGCACGATGCAGCTGACCGAGCCGCAGGCCGGCTCCGATGTCGGCGCGCTGCGCACCCGCGCCGAGAAGCAGGCCGACGGCACCTATCGCATCAAGGGGACGAAGATCTTCATCACCTATGGCGAGCACGACATGACCGACAACATCGTGCATTTCGTGCTGGCGCGCCTGCCCGACGCGCCGGCCGGGACCAAGGGGATATCGCTGTTCCTGGTGCCGAAATTCATGGTGAACGAAGACGGCTCGCTCGGTGCGCGCAACGACATTTTTGCCTCTGGCGTCGAGCACAAGCTCGGCATGCATGCCTCCCCCACCTGCACCATGACCATGGGCGATCATGGCGGCGCGATCGGCTTCCTGGTCGGCGAAGAGAACCAGGGCATGCGCTGCATGTTCACGATGATGAACCAGGCCCGCCTCGGCGTCGGCCTCGAAGGCGTCGGTGTCGCCGACCGCGCCTATCAGCAGGCATTGTCGTACGCACAAGAGCGCAAGCAGGGCCGCGCCCTCGGCAACAAGGGTGACGGATCCGATGCGATCTTCGTGCATCCCGACGTCAAGCGCATGCTGATGCGGATGCGCGCGCAGACCGCGGCGGCGCGCACCATCTGCTATGCGACCGCGGTGGCGATCGACGTCTCGACGCGCGCCAGTGATCCGAAGGTCCGCGCCGACGCTGCCGCGCGCGCGGCGCTGCTGACGCCGATGGCCAAGGGCTATTCCACCGATATCGGCAACGAGGTCGCCTATCTCGGCGTGCAGGTGCATGGCGGCATGGGCTTCATCGAGGAAACCGGCGCGGCGCAGCACTATCGCGATGCCCGCATCACCGCGATCTACGAGGGCACCAACGGCATCCAGGCCATCGACCTCGTCACGCGAAAGCTCGCGGCCAACGGCGGCGCATCGGTGTGGGCGCTGCTCGACGAGCTCTCGGCCATTGTGAAGCAGGTCGAGGCCTCCAACGATCCCGCGTTCGGCACCACCGGCGTGAAATTGCGCGAGGCACTGGAGGCGCTGACGCGCACCAGCAAATGGCTGCTGGAGCGGGTTGCGTCCGCGCCGAACGAGGCGCTGGCCGGCGCGACGCCGTATCTGCAGCAGTTCGGCGCCACGCTCGGCGGCTGCATGCTGGCATCCGAAGCGCTCGCCGCGAAATCCGACGGCATCACGGACGCCGCGCGCTACGTCTCGCTGGCGCGTTTCTTCGCCGAGAACATCGCCGTGCAGGCCGGCGCGCTCGAGCGCACCGTGACGGAGAGCGCGGAGTCGGTGGCGGCGGCGGATGCGGTGCTGTTGGGGTGA
- a CDS encoding ROK family protein — MVDQIEPSRRVSNTARESNRGRLVDVLRRQGPLPRVALARSTGLSFPAVSGLTSRLIAEELLCETETAASPWSEDGEEEDADGLNGRRRGRPAVLLTLNPEFGRIVAISVRMNLIETLIADFRGSGVAQSRLALSTRALDAAALRDLVIAQINALLDATATPRHRLLGIGIALQGIVNVDTGTTLWSPALSITEVDLATPIRQAFGVDVVMANDAVAVALALTAAEPALAQGLSATIMVGHGIGMGVVADGEARWGAGSEIGHVKLAPDGPQCRCGQRGCIEAYLADYALYRDARTFLDLPPADSQQPSEGQMALLRERALGGDPRLEHLFLQAGRALAEAVAATISVLRPHHVILAGPGLMAFDMMRHAYEERLEQAVLPWLLRSTAIHLRPSESAVIVEGMVRRTLRVVDQNHMEATE; from the coding sequence ATGGTTGACCAAATTGAGCCGTCCAGACGCGTGTCGAACACGGCCCGCGAATCCAACCGCGGCCGTCTCGTCGACGTCTTGCGACGCCAGGGGCCGCTGCCACGCGTGGCGCTCGCCCGGAGCACGGGACTGAGCTTCCCCGCTGTTTCAGGCCTGACGTCGAGATTGATCGCGGAAGAGTTGCTCTGCGAGACCGAGACCGCGGCAAGCCCCTGGTCCGAGGATGGCGAGGAAGAGGATGCGGACGGGCTGAATGGCCGCCGCCGTGGCCGGCCGGCCGTGCTGCTGACCCTGAACCCGGAGTTCGGGCGCATCGTCGCGATCTCGGTCCGCATGAACCTGATCGAGACGCTGATCGCGGATTTCCGGGGCTCCGGCGTGGCGCAGTCGCGACTTGCACTGTCGACGCGCGCGCTCGATGCAGCCGCGCTGCGCGATCTCGTGATCGCGCAAATCAATGCGCTGCTCGATGCGACGGCGACGCCGCGCCATCGGCTGTTGGGAATCGGCATTGCGCTGCAAGGCATCGTGAACGTCGACACCGGCACGACGCTGTGGAGTCCCGCGTTGTCGATCACCGAAGTCGATCTGGCGACGCCGATACGTCAGGCGTTCGGGGTCGATGTCGTGATGGCGAACGACGCTGTCGCGGTCGCGCTCGCCCTCACGGCCGCCGAACCGGCATTGGCGCAAGGCCTCTCGGCCACGATCATGGTCGGTCACGGCATCGGGATGGGCGTCGTTGCCGATGGTGAAGCACGCTGGGGCGCTGGCAGCGAGATCGGCCACGTCAAGCTCGCGCCGGACGGCCCACAATGCCGCTGCGGCCAGCGCGGCTGTATCGAGGCTTACCTTGCCGATTATGCGCTCTACCGCGACGCCCGCACCTTTCTCGATCTGCCGCCGGCCGACTCGCAGCAACCGTCCGAGGGACAGATGGCCCTGCTGCGCGAGCGCGCACTGGGCGGCGATCCACGTCTCGAGCACCTATTCCTGCAGGCAGGTCGCGCGCTTGCGGAAGCGGTCGCCGCAACGATATCGGTGCTGCGCCCACATCATGTCATCCTGGCGGGTCCAGGCTTGATGGCCTTCGACATGATGCGCCACGCCTATGAGGAGCGGCTCGAGCAGGCGGTGTTGCCATGGCTGCTCAGGTCCACGGCGATCCATCTGCGTCCAAGCGAGTCGGCGGTCATTGTCGAGGGCATGGTGCGACGGACGCTGCGGGTCGTGGACCAAAACCACATGGAAGCGACCGAGTAA
- a CDS encoding sugar-binding protein — protein sequence MNGSMKKLMVSLFATAAALAVATGAAQAQQKKTIALVTNAAADFWTIAGRGLEKAQKEHPEYDIQLIVTNEATAAGQRRELDDLLVRGVAGISISVDDAPHATEELNKVAAKTVLITTDSDAPQSNRLAYIGTDNVAAGRQAGEEIKKALPNGGKIALFVGTMDADNARERVQGIKDAIAGTKVELVDVFTDQVDFAKAKANMENVLVKYPDIALLSGLWSYETPLIYDAVKAAGKAGKVKIVGFDEDQRTLRGVSDGTIESTVVQQPYEFGYLSATNIIKTLNGDKSWIPAGGKLIVPTKVISKSNVAAFTADMKNLLKK from the coding sequence ATGAACGGATCGATGAAGAAACTCATGGTGTCGCTGTTTGCGACCGCAGCTGCGCTCGCCGTCGCTACGGGGGCGGCGCAGGCCCAGCAGAAAAAAACCATCGCGCTGGTGACCAATGCCGCGGCCGATTTCTGGACGATCGCCGGCCGTGGGCTCGAAAAGGCTCAGAAGGAGCACCCGGAATACGACATCCAGTTGATCGTCACGAACGAAGCGACCGCGGCGGGCCAGCGGCGCGAGCTGGACGACCTGCTGGTGCGCGGCGTCGCCGGCATCTCCATCTCGGTCGACGATGCGCCGCATGCAACCGAGGAGCTCAACAAGGTTGCGGCCAAGACCGTGCTGATCACGACGGACAGCGACGCGCCGCAGAGCAATCGTCTCGCTTATATCGGCACCGACAACGTCGCGGCCGGGCGGCAGGCCGGCGAAGAGATCAAGAAAGCGCTGCCGAACGGCGGCAAGATCGCGCTGTTCGTCGGCACGATGGACGCGGACAATGCCCGCGAGCGGGTGCAGGGCATCAAGGACGCGATCGCCGGCACCAAGGTCGAGCTGGTCGACGTGTTCACCGACCAGGTGGACTTCGCCAAGGCCAAGGCGAACATGGAGAACGTGCTGGTCAAATATCCCGACATCGCACTGTTGTCCGGGCTTTGGAGCTACGAGACACCGCTGATCTATGACGCGGTCAAGGCGGCGGGCAAGGCCGGCAAGGTGAAGATCGTCGGCTTCGACGAAGACCAGCGCACGCTGCGGGGCGTTTCCGACGGCACGATCGAATCGACCGTGGTGCAGCAGCCCTACGAGTTCGGCTATCTCTCCGCCACCAACATCATCAAGACGCTGAACGGCGACAAGTCCTGGATCCCGGCGGGCGGCAAGCTGATCGTGCCGACCAAGGTGATCAGCAAGTCCAACGTCGCGGCGTTCACCGCAGACATGAAGAACCTCCTCAAGAAGTGA
- a CDS encoding sugar ABC transporter ATP-binding protein, with translation MAEILFELAGISKSYPGVMALDDVSLRVDRGEVVGLIGENGAGKSTLMRVLGGVVAPSEGVIRIGGTDHARVTVTEATQAGIAFVHQELNLFENLDVAANVFIGREKLMGGPLKLVDNAEMRARVTPLLERLGADFAPDTLVEDLSIAERQMVEIAKALSIDARVIIMDEPTSSLTISETERLLEVIADLKAHGISVIYISHRLGEIMTCADRVVVLRDGRTVGELARDQLSHAAMIRLMIGRDLKALHTPPKRPPQPGGCDIVGVVTSAFPDRQVDLSVRHGEILGLAGLVGAGRTSLARAAFGIDPLLGGEIRIDNAPVAVASPRDAISQGIYLVPEDRKKSGLVLELPIRENMTLASLLDHARMWLVSGAAERKVAKEQVRRLSIKAPSIDMEVVTLSGGNQQKVVLGKWLSMQPRVMFFDEPTRGIDVGAKGEIYALMRELADQGVAIVMISSDMEEVIGVSDRVAVMHEGSVTGVLEREQFSEYNVLRLAMGQALETAEAAAP, from the coding sequence ATGGCGGAAATCCTGTTCGAACTCGCCGGGATCAGCAAATCCTATCCCGGGGTCATGGCGCTCGATGACGTCAGTTTGCGCGTGGATCGCGGCGAGGTCGTGGGCCTGATCGGCGAGAACGGCGCCGGCAAGTCGACGCTGATGCGCGTGCTCGGCGGCGTCGTCGCGCCGAGCGAGGGCGTGATCCGCATCGGCGGCACCGACCACGCACGTGTGACGGTGACCGAGGCGACGCAGGCTGGCATCGCCTTCGTGCATCAGGAACTGAACCTTTTCGAAAATCTCGACGTCGCAGCCAACGTGTTTATCGGGCGCGAGAAGCTGATGGGCGGGCCGCTGAAGCTGGTGGACAATGCCGAGATGCGTGCCCGCGTGACGCCGCTTCTGGAGCGGCTGGGTGCCGATTTCGCGCCGGACACGCTGGTCGAAGACCTGTCCATCGCCGAGCGTCAAATGGTGGAGATCGCCAAGGCGCTCTCGATCGACGCCCGCGTGATCATCATGGACGAACCGACCTCCAGCCTGACGATTTCGGAGACGGAACGGCTGCTGGAAGTGATTGCCGATCTGAAGGCGCACGGCATTTCGGTGATCTATATCTCTCACCGGCTCGGCGAGATCATGACCTGCGCTGACCGCGTCGTGGTGCTGCGCGACGGGCGCACTGTTGGCGAGTTGGCGCGGGACCAGCTGAGCCACGCCGCAATGATCCGGCTGATGATCGGCCGCGATCTGAAAGCGCTGCATACCCCGCCGAAACGCCCGCCGCAGCCGGGCGGCTGCGATATCGTCGGCGTCGTGACATCAGCCTTTCCCGACCGGCAGGTTGATCTTTCCGTGCGGCATGGCGAGATCCTGGGCCTGGCGGGGCTCGTCGGCGCCGGCCGCACCTCTCTTGCCCGCGCAGCGTTTGGCATTGACCCGCTGCTGGGAGGCGAGATCAGGATCGACAACGCACCGGTCGCGGTCGCATCGCCGCGCGACGCGATCAGCCAAGGCATCTATCTGGTGCCGGAGGATCGCAAGAAATCCGGGCTCGTGCTGGAATTGCCGATCCGCGAGAACATGACGCTGGCGAGCCTGTTGGATCATGCGCGGATGTGGCTGGTCAGCGGCGCAGCCGAGCGCAAGGTCGCGAAAGAGCAGGTCAGGCGTCTCTCCATCAAGGCGCCAAGCATCGACATGGAGGTGGTGACGCTCTCCGGCGGCAACCAGCAGAAGGTCGTGCTCGGTAAATGGCTGTCCATGCAGCCGCGCGTGATGTTCTTCGACGAGCCGACCCGCGGCATCGACGTCGGCGCCAAGGGCGAGATCTACGCGTTGATGCGCGAGCTTGCCGACCAGGGCGTCGCGATCGTGATGATCTCCTCGGACATGGAGGAAGTCATCGGCGTCTCCGACCGCGTGGCGGTCATGCATGAAGGCAGCGTCACTGGCGTGCTCGAGCGAGAGCAGTTCAGCGAATACAACGTATTGCGACTGGCCATGGGCCAGGCGCTCGAAACCGCGGAAGCGGCCGCGCCATGA
- a CDS encoding ABC transporter permease: protein MIRKELGLGLLLVVIAAITGAINPAFLSLVNLLNMANLIGLFGVFALGEGLVIITGGIDLSLGSMFALLGVVFVDLLTTYEVPWPLALVAVLLGGLVLGGIQGFLITRLKMQPFIVTLCGLLIYRGAARYYTSDSTRGFGYGDEAATLSSIASGNVAGIPNTFILLIILALILSVLLHRSVYGRWLYAVGKNEEAARFSGISTNFVIATAYIISGGLAGVSTVLFVFYTNSVSPSSFGNFYELYAIAAAVLGGCSLRGGEGSILGIVLGTALLQVLQNLVNILGIPNSLNFAVMGTVILIGVLADQQLQARRRRKLALAGVARTAPKSTLAEQVQSASPRAADALPARTGDRA from the coding sequence ATGATCAGGAAAGAGCTCGGTCTGGGATTGCTGCTGGTGGTGATCGCCGCCATCACGGGCGCGATCAATCCCGCCTTCCTGTCGCTGGTGAACCTCTTGAACATGGCCAATCTGATCGGCCTGTTCGGCGTGTTCGCGCTCGGCGAGGGGCTCGTGATCATCACCGGCGGCATCGACCTGTCGCTCGGCTCGATGTTTGCGCTGCTCGGCGTCGTGTTCGTGGATCTTCTGACGACCTACGAGGTGCCGTGGCCCCTGGCGCTCGTGGCCGTGCTGCTGGGCGGGCTGGTGCTCGGGGGCATTCAGGGGTTCCTGATCACCCGGCTGAAAATGCAGCCCTTCATCGTGACGCTGTGTGGGTTGCTGATCTATCGCGGCGCCGCCCGCTACTACACGAGCGATTCGACCCGCGGCTTCGGTTACGGCGACGAGGCGGCGACACTGAGCAGCATCGCGTCGGGCAATGTAGCGGGAATCCCGAACACCTTCATCCTCCTGATCATCCTTGCGCTGATCCTCAGCGTGCTGCTGCACCGCTCGGTCTACGGGCGCTGGCTTTATGCCGTCGGCAAGAACGAGGAAGCCGCGCGCTTCTCGGGCATCAGCACGAACTTCGTGATCGCAACCGCCTATATCATCAGCGGCGGGCTCGCCGGAGTTTCGACGGTCTTGTTCGTGTTCTACACGAATTCGGTCTCGCCGAGCTCCTTTGGCAATTTCTACGAGCTCTACGCGATCGCGGCCGCCGTCCTGGGCGGGTGCAGCTTGCGCGGCGGCGAGGGATCTATTCTCGGCATCGTGCTGGGCACGGCGCTGCTGCAGGTGTTGCAGAACCTCGTGAACATCCTGGGCATTCCCAACTCGCTGAACTTCGCGGTGATGGGCACGGTGATTCTCATCGGCGTATTGGCCGATCAGCAGTTGCAGGCGCGACGGCGGCGCAAGCTGGCACTGGCCGGCGTCGCCCGCACCGCGCCGAAATCGACATTGGCGGAGCAAGTCCAGAGCGCGTCACCGCGCGCTGCGGATGCATTGCCGGCGAGAACGGGTGATCGGGCATGA
- a CDS encoding carbohydrate porin, whose amino-acid sequence MLRRFINTAGVCGVGIAVSSLFCGGVYAADFSTKAAPVPYGTADDFWTRPYLFGDLGRTKLKEQGIELGLTLGNESVGNLSGGSRNTAANAGQLWFGAKLDMGKLAGIPGGTVGLTLVDRFGKNLNTEADIPALQLTNEVFGRGNILRLTQLYYSQKLFDDRLELKGGRLPVGSDFFFGLCEFINLTFCGGQPGNIQGGYIYNWPVSQWAGVVHYKIAPEFTVSVGVYDANPGYLTTSDPGVYFLPGIPASNRASGVMVPVELVWAPKGPLTGTWRLGGWYDSASSIDGGLPGVISTIPGVGGVPDQNISDQRGRFGVYESILQRLTVEGPGAQGWYTFLNTTVADHRTSYQDYQIALGFRHTGTFSWRPQDEVGFAVGTTHVNTAALSPNAGGNEVPLEVWYGWQATGWLNLKFEAQYVINPGGRGYNAVGVKTDNAVVLGMRTEVHF is encoded by the coding sequence ATGTTGCGCAGGTTTATAAACACCGCAGGGGTGTGCGGTGTGGGGATTGCTGTCTCATCGCTGTTTTGCGGTGGAGTATATGCGGCCGATTTTTCGACGAAAGCTGCACCTGTTCCGTATGGTACGGCTGACGATTTCTGGACGCGGCCGTATCTGTTCGGCGATCTCGGCAGGACCAAGCTGAAGGAACAGGGCATCGAGCTGGGCCTGACGCTCGGCAACGAATCCGTCGGCAACCTCTCGGGTGGAAGCAGGAACACCGCAGCCAACGCCGGTCAGTTGTGGTTCGGCGCCAAGCTGGATATGGGAAAACTCGCCGGCATCCCCGGCGGCACCGTCGGTCTCACGCTGGTCGACCGCTTCGGCAAGAACCTGAATACCGAAGCGGACATTCCCGCCCTGCAGCTGACCAACGAAGTGTTCGGCCGCGGCAATATTCTGCGCCTGACGCAGCTCTATTACTCGCAGAAGCTTTTCGATGACCGCCTTGAACTCAAGGGCGGCCGTCTTCCGGTCGGGTCGGACTTCTTCTTCGGGCTGTGCGAGTTCATCAACCTGACCTTCTGCGGCGGTCAGCCCGGCAACATCCAGGGCGGCTACATTTACAACTGGCCGGTGAGCCAGTGGGCCGGTGTCGTGCATTACAAGATCGCGCCGGAATTCACGGTGTCGGTCGGTGTCTACGATGCCAATCCGGGTTACCTGACGACGTCAGACCCTGGCGTCTACTTCCTGCCCGGCATTCCCGCCTCGAATCGCGCCAGTGGCGTGATGGTGCCGGTGGAGTTGGTCTGGGCGCCGAAGGGCCCCTTGACCGGGACCTGGAGACTTGGCGGCTGGTACGACAGCGCCTCCTCCATTGATGGCGGTCTTCCGGGTGTCATCAGCACCATCCCGGGCGTCGGTGGCGTCCCGGATCAAAATATCAGTGATCAACGCGGCCGCTTCGGCGTTTACGAGTCGATCCTGCAGCGGTTGACCGTCGAGGGTCCGGGCGCGCAGGGTTGGTATACCTTCCTCAATACCACCGTCGCCGATCACCGGACGTCGTACCAGGATTACCAGATCGCTCTGGGCTTCAGGCATACCGGAACGTTCTCCTGGCGTCCCCAGGACGAAGTCGGCTTCGCTGTGGGCACGACCCACGTGAACACGGCTGCCCTCAGTCCCAACGCCGGCGGCAACGAAGTGCCGCTCGAAGTCTGGTACGGATGGCAGGCGACCGGCTGGCTGAACCTCAAGTTCGAAGCCCAGTATGTCATCAATCCCGGTGGACGCGGCTATAACGCGGTCGGGGTGAAGACCGACAACGCCGTGGTTCTTGGCATGCGCACCGAGGTCCACTTCTGA
- a CDS encoding VOC family protein: protein MPQQFDRSKEDLGNAIHFEHVNIQVPDQRLATLFYVAGLGLTRDPFLMVSDTNMWINAGRSQFHLPSGRPQVLRGHVGLVIAGREALLARLASVAKKLEGTAFAFTEHNDHVEAICPWGNRLRCYEPDAARFGRVALGIPYVELDVPVGSARGICAFYPEIMGMPSELRNGDGTVAAVKTGRDQHLLFRETDRPQGDYDGHHVQMYITDFSGPYRKLLARDLISREDNQYQYRFCDIVDLDSGKPLFTVEHEVRSATHPMFMRPMVNRNPALNNRNYASGHDQSLWAMGPDQYEG from the coding sequence ATGCCGCAACAATTCGATCGATCCAAAGAAGATCTCGGCAACGCGATCCATTTCGAGCACGTCAACATCCAGGTCCCGGACCAGCGGCTCGCCACGCTGTTCTATGTCGCAGGCCTTGGGCTCACCCGCGATCCCTTTCTGATGGTGTCCGACACCAACATGTGGATCAACGCCGGACGGAGCCAGTTTCACTTGCCGAGCGGCAGGCCGCAGGTGCTGCGCGGTCATGTCGGGCTGGTGATCGCGGGCCGCGAGGCGTTGCTGGCGCGATTGGCGTCGGTCGCCAAAAAGCTCGAGGGCACCGCGTTCGCCTTCACCGAGCACAACGACCATGTCGAGGCGATTTGTCCGTGGGGCAACCGCTTGCGCTGCTACGAGCCCGACGCCGCGCGCTTCGGCCGCGTCGCGCTCGGCATCCCCTATGTCGAGCTCGACGTACCGGTGGGATCGGCACGCGGCATCTGTGCCTTCTACCCCGAGATCATGGGCATGCCATCCGAGTTGCGGAACGGCGACGGCACGGTTGCCGCCGTGAAGACGGGCCGCGACCAGCATTTGTTGTTCCGCGAGACCGATCGGCCGCAAGGCGACTATGACGGCCACCACGTGCAGATGTACATCACCGACTTTTCCGGCCCGTATCGCAAGCTGCTGGCGCGCGATCTGATCTCGCGCGAGGACAATCAGTACCAGTACCGCTTCTGCGATATCGTCGATCTCGACAGCGGAAAGCCGCTGTTCACGGTCGAGCACGAGGTGCGCAGCGCCACCCATCCGATGTTCATGCGGCCGATGGTCAATCGCAATCCGGCGCTGAACAATCGCAATTACGCATCCGGCCACGATCAATCGCTTTGGGCGATGGGGCCGGACCAGTATGAGGGATAG